In the genome of Carnobacterium pleistocenium FTR1, one region contains:
- a CDS encoding alpha/beta hydrolase, with the protein MKHLFIKGTDQSKPTLLLLHGTGGTEHDLLPLAAEIDSDANVLSVRGNVLENGMSRFFRRLAEGIFDEEDLIFQTKELNVFLDEAAAKYDFDRANILAIGYSNGANIAASLLFHYADALSGAILHHPMVPRRGISLPDLTDIPIFISAGTNDPICPSKESEELYTLLANAHAKVDIHWESHQHQLTQSEVAAAAKWYQANH; encoded by the coding sequence ATGAAACATTTATTTATTAAAGGAACAGATCAATCAAAACCTACTTTGCTTTTACTACATGGAACGGGGGGGACTGAGCACGACCTTCTCCCTCTTGCCGCGGAAATAGATTCGGATGCAAATGTATTAAGTGTTCGAGGAAATGTATTGGAAAATGGTATGTCACGCTTCTTTCGTCGACTAGCTGAAGGTATTTTTGATGAAGAGGACTTGATTTTCCAAACAAAAGAATTAAATGTATTTCTTGATGAAGCTGCTGCTAAATATGATTTCGACCGCGCCAATATTTTAGCTATAGGGTATTCAAATGGTGCCAATATTGCAGCTAGTTTGCTGTTTCATTATGCTGATGCTTTATCTGGAGCCATTTTACATCACCCGATGGTTCCTAGAAGAGGGATTTCTTTACCCGATTTAACAGATATACCTATCTTTATTAGTGCTGGAACAAACGATCCAATCTGCCCATCAAAAGAATCAGAAGAATTGTATACTTTGTTGGCAAATGCCCATGCTAAAGTTGATATTCATTGGGAAAGTCACCAACATCAGTTAACTCAAAGTGAAGTTGCTGCCGCCGCTAAATGGTATCAAGCTAATCACTGA
- a CDS encoding GNAT family N-acetyltransferase, whose amino-acid sequence MLNLLSLAVDQKYQQPGIGKQLMQSIESVASELELTKIRLNSGETRLGAHTFYESIGYFRLIKKTYLTKKSNLHQELVQVRFFILTLSNSIKSFCP is encoded by the coding sequence ATGCTTAACCTATTATCTTTGGCAGTTGATCAAAAATATCAACAACCAGGTATCGGAAAACAATTGATGCAGTCTATTGAATCGGTCGCTAGTGAACTCGAGCTAACTAAAATACGTTTAAATTCTGGTGAGACTAGACTTGGAGCTCATACATTTTATGAGTCTATTGGTTATTTTCGCTTGATAAAAAAAACGTACCTAACAAAAAAATCTAACCTACACCAAGAACTGGTGCAAGTTAGATTTTTTATTTTAACCTTATCTAATAGTATTAAGAGCTTTTGTCCATAA
- a CDS encoding NADPH-dependent FMN reductase, with translation MVNKSVFTRISETLFGKNEQTKKIEEKRTKIMKIGIISGSVREGRNSAAVTEWIHEFAVNRNDEGVEYEIVALADYDLPLLGAKLSEDRQATASAAIQAWSEKMASFDGYVFITPEYNHAVGGALKNSLDFLKAEVANKTAALVGYGSLGGARAHENMRVIFGELSVASVRTTTNFSLITDFENMSVFKPNDYNKVNAQGMFNDLLLWTKALNTIR, from the coding sequence TTGGTTAACAAATCAGTATTCACTCGAATAAGCGAAACTTTATTCGGGAAGAATGAACAAACTAAAAAAATAGAAGAAAAGAGGACAAAAATTATGAAAATCGGTATTATCTCAGGAAGCGTACGTGAAGGAAGAAACTCAGCAGCGGTAACAGAATGGATTCATGAATTTGCAGTAAACAGAAATGACGAAGGTGTCGAATATGAAATAGTTGCTTTAGCAGATTACGATTTGCCATTATTAGGAGCTAAGCTTTCTGAAGATCGTCAAGCAACAGCAAGTGCAGCAATTCAAGCATGGTCTGAAAAAATGGCTTCATTTGATGGATATGTATTTATCACCCCAGAATACAATCACGCAGTAGGTGGAGCATTGAAAAATTCTTTAGACTTCTTAAAAGCAGAAGTTGCAAATAAAACAGCTGCTTTAGTTGGATATGGCAGTTTAGGTGGAGCACGTGCTCACGAAAATATGCGTGTCATTTTTGGAGAATTAAGTGTTGCTTCTGTACGCACGACAACAAATTTCTCGCTAATAACTGACTTTGAAAACATGAGTGTCTTCAAACCAAATGATTACAATAAAGTAAATGCACAAGGGATGTTCAATGATTTATTATTATGGACAAAAGCTCTTAATACTATTAGATAA
- a CDS encoding ring-cleaving dioxygenase, which translates to MKKTAGIHHITAIVGHPQENIDFYAGILGLRLIKKTVNFDDPGTYHLYFGNDGGKPGTIITFFPWAGAAQGKIGGGQVGVITYAIPVGTLSYWETRLAKFDIQYEKTTRFSETYLQFEDYHGLQLELVERAEGQMNNWTFGEVTPEVAIKGFGGAVLYSTDPTSTIETLQETMGLEKVAEEDELVRLKAYGDIGNIIDISLLAVAPGQMGVGTVHHIAWRAKDETDHVDWQNHVYKKGYDVTEIKDRNYFNAIYFREYGDILFEIATDTPGFAHDESYETMGQALKLPAQYESARDQLTSNLIPIKVTELD; encoded by the coding sequence ATGAAAAAAACAGCAGGCATTCACCACATTACAGCTATTGTAGGACATCCTCAAGAAAATATTGATTTCTATGCCGGAATTTTAGGCTTACGCTTAATTAAGAAAACCGTTAATTTTGATGACCCTGGTACGTATCATTTATACTTTGGGAATGATGGTGGTAAGCCTGGTACTATTATTACCTTCTTCCCATGGGCCGGAGCTGCGCAAGGAAAAATTGGTGGTGGTCAAGTTGGCGTGATAACCTACGCAATTCCAGTTGGAACTCTATCTTACTGGGAAACCCGATTAGCTAAATTTGATATTCAATATGAAAAAACGACGCGTTTTAGTGAAACCTATTTGCAGTTTGAAGACTACCATGGCCTACAATTGGAACTAGTTGAACGAGCAGAAGGTCAAATGAACAACTGGACTTTTGGAGAAGTAACACCTGAGGTAGCTATAAAAGGTTTTGGTGGAGCTGTATTGTATTCAACTGATCCAACTTCAACGATTGAAACACTACAGGAAACTATGGGTTTGGAAAAGGTGGCCGAAGAAGACGAACTTGTTCGTTTGAAAGCTTACGGAGATATCGGAAATATTATTGATATCAGCCTACTTGCTGTAGCACCTGGACAAATGGGTGTCGGAACCGTTCACCATATTGCTTGGCGTGCAAAAGATGAGACAGATCATGTAGACTGGCAAAATCATGTCTATAAAAAAGGCTATGACGTCACAGAAATAAAAGACCGCAACTATTTTAACGCTATTTATTTTAGAGAGTATGGCGATATTTTGTTTGAAATAGCAACCGATACTCCAGGTTTTGCCCATGATGAATCTTATGAGACAATGGGACAAGCCTTAAAATTACCAGCTCAATACGAAAGTGCTAGAGATCAACTAACGAGCAACCTTATTCCAATTAAAGTAACTGAACTGGATTAA